A single Parabacteroides timonensis DNA region contains:
- a CDS encoding TPM domain-containing protein — protein MNNLNRIPVSRHLLAVLLTGILLISLFPLHLLAAQDYTVETIPNVRLSDRYNHVSNPDGIIQPQDVDRINRLLQIVEDSLGIEVAVVAVESIGDNDARMFATDLFQHWGLGKKGKDNGLLIQLVTEPTQRSVVFETGYGLEGVLPDAITYRLQQKYMIPDLKAGDYSTGMLKGVAAVKEYLMASDYERAAMTGGGHNRQAEDDGLFMWLFIFMIVVFPAGIFILVSYLKYRPRICPRCGQKTLVYVGQQVIQRATYSAEGLAEETYRCKNCGYTEKKNRNISRLRRSTGPVIIGGGGRGGGFGGGFGGGGGSWGGGRSGGGGSISRF, from the coding sequence ATGAATAATCTGAATAGAATACCGGTGAGCCGGCACCTACTGGCTGTCCTGCTTACCGGCATATTGCTGATTTCCCTTTTCCCTTTGCATCTTTTGGCTGCTCAGGATTATACTGTCGAGACGATACCCAATGTACGCCTCTCCGACCGATATAACCATGTGAGTAACCCGGATGGAATTATCCAACCGCAGGACGTGGATCGTATCAATCGCCTTTTGCAGATTGTCGAAGACAGCCTGGGAATAGAAGTCGCCGTCGTTGCCGTTGAAAGCATTGGCGATAACGATGCCCGCATGTTCGCAACCGACCTGTTCCAACATTGGGGATTAGGAAAGAAGGGAAAAGATAACGGTTTATTGATCCAGCTTGTCACCGAGCCTACCCAGCGTTCTGTCGTTTTTGAGACAGGCTACGGTCTGGAAGGGGTACTTCCCGACGCTATTACCTACCGCCTGCAACAAAAATATATGATCCCCGACCTGAAAGCCGGAGACTATAGTACAGGTATGCTGAAAGGCGTTGCCGCCGTAAAGGAATATCTGATGGCGAGCGACTATGAGCGTGCTGCCATGACAGGTGGCGGTCATAACCGGCAGGCAGAGGATGACGGCCTTTTTATGTGGCTGTTCATCTTTATGATTGTCGTATTCCCTGCCGGAATCTTTATCCTTGTCTCTTATCTGAAATACCGTCCGCGTATCTGCCCCCGTTGCGGACAAAAGACATTGGTATATGTAGGTCAGCAGGTTATACAGAGAGCGACTTACAGCGCAGAAGGATTGGCAGAAGAGACTTACCGATGTAAAAATTGCGGCTATACCGAAAAGAAAAACCGTAATATCAGTCGGCTGAGACGCAGTACAGGCCCTGTCATCATTGGTGGTGGCGGACGAGGCGGCGGTTTCGGTGGAGGCTTTGGCGGTGGTGGAGGTTCCTGGGGCGGAGGACGCTCAGGAGGTGGCGGTTCTAT
- a CDS encoding LemA family protein: MFKNKALWITLAIIVVLLFAGYSWVKGSYNTMVTQDEGVKTAWSQVENQYQRRMDLIPNLVNTVKGYATHEKETLEGVVSARAEATKTTIDPSNLNEESMKKFQAAQGELSSALSRLMVVMERYPDLKANQNFLELQAQLEGTENRISVERKRFNETAQSYNTYIRTFPTNILAGMFGFQPKAYFSAESGAEKAPKVEF, encoded by the coding sequence ATGTTTAAGAACAAAGCTTTGTGGATTACGCTCGCCATTATCGTGGTACTTTTATTTGCCGGTTACTCCTGGGTGAAAGGCTCATACAACACAATGGTAACGCAAGATGAAGGAGTAAAAACAGCTTGGAGCCAGGTCGAGAACCAGTATCAACGCCGTATGGACTTGATCCCCAACCTGGTAAATACCGTAAAAGGATACGCAACACACGAAAAAGAAACATTGGAAGGGGTAGTAAGTGCCCGCGCTGAAGCAACCAAGACGACGATCGATCCTTCTAACCTGAATGAAGAGTCGATGAAGAAATTCCAGGCTGCGCAGGGTGAATTGAGCAGTGCCCTCTCCCGCCTGATGGTCGTAATGGAACGTTATCCGGACCTGAAAGCCAATCAGAACTTCTTGGAACTGCAGGCACAGTTGGAAGGAACGGAAAACCGTATCTCTGTGGAACGTAAACGTTTCAACGAAACGGCACAATCTTATAATACCTACATCCGTACTTTCCCTACCAATATCCTGGCCGGCATGTTCGGTTTCCAGCCTAAAGCCTATTTCAGTGCGGAAAGTGGTGCGGAGAAAGCTCCAAAGGTTGAATTCTAA
- a CDS encoding HEPN domain-containing protein codes for MKDSIAYLPRDKQEDLNFLVKEILKRLPQTEFIILYGSYARGNYVRRSVRIEDGGIPTVKISDYDIYVVTSGINSKKADTVLDNVEDVFFAGKDFDRDTPVEFINDDINMLNKYLEEGRYFYTQIKQEGVVLYDSGKYKLARRRKLNFAEIKEQAQEYFKEKLNEANEFLVDTINAYNRENYKRASFYLHQACENYYYAIRLTFTLRNNKQHNLSKLSSSTKRYSEDLVTVFPQHTLEEKRLFTLLKAAYVEARYNPYFVVTKEDIDALVLKVELLRNITIRICEMKIKEYEESANM; via the coding sequence ATGAAAGACTCGATAGCTTACTTACCTAGAGATAAACAGGAGGATCTGAACTTTTTGGTTAAAGAGATACTGAAAAGGTTACCTCAGACGGAATTTATTATTCTGTATGGTAGTTATGCAAGAGGGAATTATGTGCGCCGGAGTGTTCGGATTGAAGATGGCGGTATTCCTACCGTTAAAATATCTGATTATGATATTTATGTGGTAACGAGTGGTATCAACAGTAAGAAGGCGGATACTGTTCTGGATAACGTAGAAGATGTCTTTTTCGCCGGAAAGGATTTTGACCGTGACACGCCTGTTGAGTTTATCAACGATGATATCAATATGCTTAATAAATACTTGGAAGAGGGACGATATTTCTATACTCAAATTAAGCAGGAAGGAGTAGTCTTGTATGACAGCGGGAAATATAAGCTGGCTCGTCGTCGTAAACTTAACTTTGCGGAGATAAAAGAGCAGGCTCAGGAGTATTTTAAGGAGAAATTAAATGAAGCAAATGAGTTTTTAGTAGATACTATCAATGCGTATAATAGAGAAAACTATAAAAGAGCTTCTTTTTATCTTCACCAAGCTTGTGAGAATTACTACTATGCTATCCGTTTAACTTTTACATTACGAAATAATAAACAACATAACCTATCTAAACTATCCTCTTCCACTAAAAGGTATTCAGAGGATTTAGTAACAGTTTTTCCTCAGCATACTCTTGAGGAGAAACGACTTTTTACATTACTTAAGGCGGCTTATGTAGAAGCCCGGTATAATCCGTACTTTGTTGTTACTAAAGAGGATATTGATGCGCTTGTCCTGAAAGTAGAATTGCTCAGAAATATTACGATACGGATTTGTGAAATGAAGATCAAGGAGTACGAAGAGAGTGCTAATATGTAG
- a CDS encoding cytochrome c peroxidase: MRNTSLSKMAVLPVGLLTLALTMPSCSSNEYKKLEGDKAKQVASIIRNNGCLECHSATANIPFYGKLPIIGPVVQADMKEGTHYLDLTAMITALDNGQAVSEVDLAKVENTALSGSMPPVKYYTMHWGTNLNDDEKAVIIAWAKEARKNNYVSPTVAEEFANEPVQPLMASIATDPAKVALGFDLYHDTRLSGDNTISCATCHGLNTGGVDRKQYSEGIHGQFGGVNAPTVYNAALNFVQFWDGRAADLKEQAAGPPLNPVEMGSASFDEICAKLADDKELSKRFLEVFPEGFTESTVTEAIAEFEKTLLTPSRFDNYLRGDKNALTAEELEGYQLFKDNKCATCHVGMNLGGQSYEYMGIKDNYFDYRGTGLTDGDNGRWSVTKNESDRHKFKTPTLRNVMLTAPYMHDGSITTIEDAIQVMHEFQIGRHISDTETAKIVAFLNTLTGEYDGKLLQ, encoded by the coding sequence ATGCGCAACACTAGTCTTAGTAAAATGGCAGTACTTCCTGTCGGACTACTTACATTAGCTTTAACGATGCCTTCATGCTCATCCAATGAGTATAAGAAACTTGAAGGCGACAAGGCAAAGCAGGTAGCCTCTATTATCCGTAATAACGGGTGTCTGGAATGTCACTCTGCCACGGCAAACATTCCATTCTATGGTAAACTTCCGATTATCGGCCCGGTCGTACAGGCTGATATGAAAGAAGGAACACACTATCTGGACCTGACCGCCATGATTACGGCCCTTGACAACGGACAAGCTGTGTCCGAAGTGGATTTGGCAAAAGTAGAGAACACTGCACTCAGCGGTTCAATGCCTCCTGTTAAATATTACACCATGCACTGGGGTACTAATCTGAACGATGACGAAAAGGCGGTTATTATCGCTTGGGCGAAAGAAGCTCGTAAAAACAACTATGTATCGCCTACTGTTGCCGAAGAGTTTGCTAACGAACCGGTTCAACCGTTGATGGCTTCCATCGCAACCGATCCGGCAAAAGTTGCTTTAGGATTTGATTTATATCACGATACTCGCCTGTCGGGTGATAACACGATCTCTTGTGCAACCTGTCACGGACTGAATACAGGAGGTGTCGATCGCAAACAATATTCAGAAGGTATCCACGGACAGTTCGGTGGAGTGAATGCTCCGACGGTGTACAATGCTGCACTTAACTTCGTTCAGTTCTGGGACGGACGTGCTGCCGACCTGAAAGAACAGGCTGCCGGACCTCCATTGAACCCGGTAGAGATGGGAAGTGCTTCATTCGATGAAATTTGTGCCAAACTGGCTGATGATAAGGAACTCAGCAAACGTTTCCTGGAAGTATTCCCGGAAGGTTTTACCGAATCGACCGTAACGGAAGCTATTGCTGAATTTGAAAAGACATTGCTTACCCCGAGCCGTTTCGACAATTACCTGAGAGGTGATAAGAATGCGCTCACTGCTGAAGAACTGGAAGGTTACCAGTTATTTAAAGACAACAAATGTGCAACTTGCCACGTAGGTATGAACCTCGGCGGACAGTCATACGAATATATGGGTATCAAAGATAACTATTTCGATTACCGTGGTACCGGGTTGACAGATGGTGACAACGGACGCTGGTCTGTAACGAAGAATGAATCCGATCGTCATAAATTTAAAACACCGACATTACGTAACGTAATGCTTACGGCACCGTATATGCACGATGGTTCGATCACTACAATTGAGGATGCTATCCAGGTAATGCATGAATTCCAGATCGGACGCCATATTTCAGATACGGAAACAGCTAAGATCGTAGCCTTCCTGAATACGCTGACCGGCGAATATGACGGAAAACTTCTCCAATAA
- a CDS encoding septal ring lytic transglycosylase RlpA family protein has protein sequence MPFRLSHIILLFIALQSVGGAWGQEEGLASYYHERFHGRKSSSGRVHDKDELVAAHRTYPFGTFLRITNLDNMKSVIVCVTDRGPHRKGRIIDVSASAAQLLGFKKKGIARVRLEEVPCAIDLRYLDLIYPKCPPYLDTDHLQPTPPYRMKIGR, from the coding sequence ATGCCCTTCCGCCTGTCCCATATAATACTCCTTTTCATCGCTTTACAAAGCGTAGGGGGTGCGTGGGGGCAAGAGGAAGGGCTTGCTTCTTATTATCACGAACGTTTTCACGGTCGAAAATCGTCCAGTGGTCGTGTTCATGACAAAGATGAACTGGTAGCAGCCCACCGCACATATCCTTTCGGTACTTTCCTTCGCATCACCAACCTCGATAATATGAAAAGCGTTATCGTATGTGTCACCGATCGTGGTCCGCATCGTAAAGGAAGAATTATCGATGTGTCTGCCAGTGCCGCCCAATTGCTGGGATTTAAGAAAAAAGGAATTGCCCGTGTCCGCCTGGAAGAGGTTCCTTGTGCGATCGATCTGCGTTATTTAGATCTTATCTATCCCAAATGTCCTCCTTATCTCGATACCGACCATTTACAGCCAACCCCTCCTTACCGTATGAAAATAGGTCGATGA
- a CDS encoding TolC family protein, which translates to MNKRVILLLFILQVFTFNMQAEDQTIKLNLQEAGQRFTTCNLELIAERYNIDRAEAEVIQARLFENPVISLEQNVYNRLNGKYFDVGREGEAVVEVEQLIYIAGQRNKRIRMEKLNKEMAVYQFEEVLRTLRSELNSKFIELYYTGKSLSVYDKEIVYLQQLLEVMKEQNAKGNISLLEKSRIQALLLSLQQERNEASNQLISLQGDMKLLLGLNASESFEPVFDESVLNQVDIASIPFIELNNRLAERPDIKMAHTNIQVSRANVSLQKSLAFPEVSLKGSYDRAGNFCDNYFAIGLSVSVPIFNRNQGNIKSARLSVLQNTNREELARKQAEKELFTSYARLEKAVKLYNTSNYELERDFETIIDGVNSNYRKRNISLLEFIDYYQAYKETCLQLYQTQKDVFLAMEEINTVTSSDVFNY; encoded by the coding sequence ATGAACAAACGAGTCATTCTCCTATTATTTATTTTACAGGTGTTTACCTTTAATATGCAAGCTGAAGACCAGACGATAAAACTTAATTTGCAGGAAGCCGGACAACGTTTCACCACCTGCAACCTGGAACTGATTGCCGAACGTTACAATATCGACAGGGCCGAAGCCGAAGTCATTCAGGCACGTCTCTTTGAGAACCCTGTTATCTCACTTGAACAGAATGTTTACAACCGTCTGAACGGTAAATATTTCGATGTAGGACGGGAGGGAGAGGCTGTTGTCGAGGTTGAACAACTTATCTATATTGCCGGGCAACGCAACAAACGTATCCGTATGGAGAAGCTGAACAAGGAAATGGCTGTCTATCAGTTTGAAGAAGTTCTACGAACTCTACGCAGCGAGCTCAACAGCAAATTCATCGAATTATACTACACCGGGAAGTCGCTTTCCGTCTACGATAAAGAGATTGTTTACCTGCAACAATTATTGGAAGTAATGAAAGAACAGAATGCGAAAGGAAATATCTCGTTACTGGAAAAGTCGAGGATACAGGCTCTACTGTTATCCCTGCAGCAGGAGAGGAACGAAGCATCCAATCAATTGATCTCCCTACAAGGCGATATGAAACTATTGTTGGGACTGAATGCCTCCGAGTCTTTCGAACCTGTTTTCGATGAATCCGTATTGAACCAGGTCGACATTGCCTCCATCCCTTTTATTGAACTGAACAATCGTCTGGCTGAACGTCCTGATATAAAGATGGCACATACTAATATACAAGTGTCACGTGCCAATGTTAGTCTTCAAAAATCGCTTGCCTTTCCCGAAGTCAGCCTGAAAGGTTCTTACGACCGGGCTGGTAATTTCTGCGATAATTACTTTGCGATCGGCCTGAGTGTATCGGTTCCGATATTCAACCGTAACCAGGGAAATATCAAATCGGCCCGTCTTTCCGTCCTGCAAAATACCAATAGGGAGGAACTTGCACGGAAGCAGGCGGAGAAGGAACTCTTCACCAGCTATGCCCGTCTGGAAAAGGCTGTGAAGCTGTATAATACATCGAATTACGAACTGGAACGCGATTTCGAAACGATCATCGACGGAGTAAACAGTAATTATCGTAAACGTAATATCAGCCTGCTTGAATTTATCGATTACTATCAGGCATATAAAGAAACTTGCCTGCAATTATACCAGACACAGAAAGACGTATTCCTCGCCATGGAAGAGATCAACACCGTGACAAGCAGCGATGTATTTAATTATTAA
- a CDS encoding efflux RND transporter periplasmic adaptor subunit gives MKNKHCIVVTLLLPLLVACGSKTTGQEDGTAPLILTDSLLKVVSVETVHEIPLNNELILNGRVSFNPEQVANVYPIFGGNVSEVNVEVGDYVKKGDILAVIRSSEVADYEKQRKEAEQQLILANRNLDATRDMLKSGMASERDMLQAEQEVSNALAEQKRIGEVYSIYHITGNSVYEIKAPVSGFVIDKNVSRNMQIRSDQTEELFTISGLDNVWVMADVYESDISKVREGAPVRITTLAYRDKEFTGTIDKVYNILNDESKTMSIRVKLKNDDYMLKPAMFTNVYVQSNQEGEIMPCVDARAVIFENGRHYVVCVDENNELHACEVTVFKQTEKNCYLQSGLKEGDRIIDKNALLVYNALK, from the coding sequence ATGAAAAATAAGCATTGTATAGTAGTAACACTCTTACTTCCACTGCTCGTAGCATGCGGCAGTAAAACCACCGGACAAGAAGATGGCACGGCCCCTCTCATATTGACTGACAGCCTGCTGAAAGTCGTATCGGTAGAAACGGTACACGAAATCCCTCTCAACAACGAACTGATCCTGAATGGCCGTGTCAGCTTCAACCCCGAACAGGTGGCGAATGTGTATCCCATTTTCGGAGGGAATGTGTCGGAGGTAAACGTAGAAGTGGGCGATTATGTAAAGAAAGGCGATATACTTGCTGTGATCCGCAGTTCTGAGGTGGCTGATTATGAAAAGCAACGAAAGGAGGCAGAACAGCAACTGATCCTGGCAAACCGTAACCTCGACGCTACACGGGACATGTTGAAAAGCGGAATGGCTTCTGAGCGCGATATGCTTCAGGCAGAGCAGGAGGTAAGTAATGCACTGGCCGAACAGAAACGGATCGGGGAGGTGTATTCCATCTATCATATCACCGGTAATTCCGTTTATGAGATAAAAGCTCCTGTTTCCGGCTTTGTCATCGACAAGAATGTAAGCCGGAACATGCAGATACGTTCCGACCAAACCGAGGAACTCTTCACGATCTCCGGCCTCGACAATGTATGGGTGATGGCTGATGTGTACGAAAGTGACATCAGCAAGGTTCGCGAAGGTGCTCCAGTACGTATCACTACACTGGCATATAGGGATAAGGAGTTCACAGGAACGATAGATAAGGTATATAATATCCTGAATGATGAAAGTAAGACCATGAGTATACGCGTCAAACTGAAAAACGACGATTATATGCTTAAACCGGCTATGTTTACCAACGTTTATGTGCAAAGTAACCAGGAAGGCGAAATAATGCCTTGCGTAGATGCCCGTGCCGTTATCTTTGAGAACGGACGGCATTATGTGGTGTGCGTTGACGAAAATAATGAACTGCATGCCTGTGAAGTAACCGTATTCAAGCAAACAGAGAAAAACTGCTACCTGCAGTCAGGCCTGAAGGAAGGCGATCGTATTATCGACAAGAATGCTCTTTTGGTTTATAACGCTTTAAAGTAA
- a CDS encoding efflux RND transporter permease subunit, producing MHKFIDNIIAFSLKNKFFIFFCTVIAIIAGAVSFVHTPVDAFPDVTNTKVTIITQWPGRSAEEIEKFITIPIEIAMNPVQKKTDIRSTTLFGLSVINVMFDDDADDFYARQQVYNLLNDADLPEGVTPEVQPQYGPTGEIFRYTLRSDKRSVRELKTFQDWVIERKLRAVPGVADIVSFGGEVKTFEVSVNPNQLINYNVTTLELYDAIAKSNINVGGDVITKSSQAYVVRGIGLINDTKEIENIVVKNINGTPILVKHLATVSESSLPRLGQVGRMEEDDVVQGIVVMRKGENPGEVIAALKEKITDIQENALPEDVKIVAFYDREDLVDLAVRTVTHNLIEGILLVTFIVLIFMADWRTTVIVSIIIPLALLFAFICLRAMGMSANLLSMGAIDFGIIIDGAVVMVEGLFVALDKKAREVGMPAFNVMSKMGLIRHTAKDRAKAVFFSKLIIITALVPIFAFQKVEGKMFSPLAYTLGFALLGALIFTLTLVPVLSSMLLKKNVREKHNPFLSWVNRVSVSIFDRCHAHKKTTIGIASLVAAVGLWSFTLLGTEFLPQINEGSIYIRATLPQSISLDESVKLANQMRRSLASYPEVRQVLSQTGRPNDGTDATGFYNIEFHVDIYPEKEWESKLTKAQLIEKMEGNLDIYPGVDFNFSQPITDNVEEAASGVKGSIAVKVFGKDLYESEKKAVEVYKILQTVEGIEDLGVIRNIGQPELRIELDESRLARYGVAKEDVQSIIEMAIGGKSASLLYEDERKFNIMVRYESSFRRSEDEIGKILVPARDGTMVPIKELADIHTITGPLIIYRDNHARFCAVKFSVRGRDMGTAVAEAQQKVNKQVKLSDGYTLKWTGDFENQQRATKRLAQVVPVSIAIIFVILFVLFGNARDAGLVLLNVPYAAVGGIIALLITRFNFSISAGIGFIALFGICIQNGVIMISDIKGNLKARTPLPDAVKLSVKDRVRSVLMTASMAAIGLMPAALSHGIGSESQRPLAIVIIGGLIGATFFTLFVFPLMVEAFYSRMLYDKEGKLIQRRL from the coding sequence ATGCATAAATTCATAGACAATATAATAGCCTTCTCATTAAAGAATAAATTCTTTATCTTCTTCTGCACCGTCATTGCCATTATCGCCGGCGCCGTCAGCTTTGTTCATACCCCCGTTGACGCCTTCCCCGATGTTACCAACACGAAGGTAACGATCATAACCCAATGGCCGGGACGTAGTGCGGAAGAGATAGAGAAGTTTATCACGATCCCTATCGAAATCGCTATGAACCCGGTACAGAAAAAGACGGACATCCGTAGTACCACCCTGTTCGGACTTTCAGTAATCAACGTGATGTTTGATGATGATGCCGACGACTTTTATGCTCGCCAGCAAGTGTATAACTTATTGAATGACGCCGATTTACCCGAAGGTGTTACACCTGAGGTTCAACCTCAGTACGGACCTACGGGCGAGATATTCCGTTATACCCTGCGAAGCGATAAGCGTTCTGTCCGCGAATTGAAGACCTTTCAGGACTGGGTGATCGAACGTAAATTGCGTGCCGTTCCGGGAGTAGCCGATATTGTGAGCTTCGGGGGTGAAGTAAAGACATTCGAAGTGAGTGTCAATCCGAACCAGCTGATCAATTATAATGTAACTACCCTCGAACTCTATGATGCCATAGCCAAGAGTAATATTAATGTAGGCGGCGACGTGATTACCAAAAGTTCACAGGCCTATGTGGTACGAGGTATCGGCCTGATCAACGATACGAAAGAAATAGAGAATATCGTTGTCAAGAATATCAACGGTACGCCTATCCTGGTAAAACATCTGGCTACCGTAAGCGAATCGAGCCTGCCGCGTCTGGGACAGGTGGGGCGTATGGAGGAAGACGACGTCGTTCAGGGAATTGTTGTTATGCGGAAAGGAGAAAATCCCGGAGAGGTTATTGCCGCCCTGAAAGAAAAGATTACGGATATCCAGGAGAATGCTCTTCCCGAAGATGTAAAGATCGTTGCTTTTTATGATCGTGAGGACCTGGTAGATCTGGCTGTACGCACAGTAACACACAACCTGATCGAAGGCATTTTGCTTGTCACTTTCATTGTGTTGATTTTTATGGCAGACTGGCGTACAACAGTGATCGTATCCATTATTATCCCGTTGGCGCTACTCTTTGCCTTTATCTGTCTTCGGGCGATGGGAATGAGTGCAAACCTGCTTTCGATGGGAGCTATCGACTTCGGTATCATTATCGATGGGGCAGTCGTCATGGTGGAAGGACTTTTCGTCGCACTCGACAAGAAAGCACGCGAAGTAGGTATGCCGGCTTTCAATGTGATGAGTAAGATGGGACTGATCCGCCATACGGCAAAAGACCGTGCGAAGGCGGTATTCTTTTCCAAACTGATCATTATTACAGCACTGGTTCCTATTTTTGCTTTCCAGAAGGTGGAAGGAAAGATGTTCAGCCCGTTGGCTTATACGTTAGGCTTTGCTTTGTTGGGAGCGTTGATCTTTACCTTGACACTGGTTCCGGTACTCTCGTCGATGTTATTGAAGAAGAATGTACGTGAAAAACATAACCCGTTCCTGTCGTGGGTAAACCGGGTATCCGTTTCTATATTTGACCGTTGCCATGCCCATAAGAAAACGACGATCGGTATTGCCTCCCTGGTTGCCGCTGTCGGTTTATGGAGCTTTACGTTACTGGGTACAGAGTTTCTTCCCCAAATAAATGAGGGTTCTATCTATATCCGTGCAACCTTACCACAAAGTATCTCACTCGACGAATCCGTTAAGCTGGCCAATCAGATGCGCCGCAGCCTGGCTTCCTACCCGGAAGTTCGTCAGGTTCTTTCGCAGACGGGACGGCCTAACGACGGTACGGATGCTACCGGCTTCTACAACATCGAATTTCATGTGGATATCTATCCTGAAAAAGAATGGGAAAGTAAGCTGACCAAGGCTCAGTTGATTGAAAAGATGGAAGGAAACCTGGATATCTATCCGGGCGTCGACTTTAATTTCTCCCAGCCGATTACCGACAATGTGGAAGAAGCGGCAAGTGGTGTAAAGGGTTCTATTGCCGTAAAGGTGTTCGGTAAAGACCTTTACGAATCGGAAAAGAAAGCCGTGGAAGTCTACAAAATACTTCAAACCGTCGAGGGTATAGAAGACCTCGGTGTGATCCGTAATATCGGACAACCGGAACTGCGCATCGAGCTCGACGAATCGCGTCTGGCACGTTATGGAGTTGCCAAGGAAGATGTACAATCTATCATCGAGATGGCGATAGGTGGTAAAAGTGCCTCTTTACTTTATGAAGATGAACGGAAGTTCAATATTATGGTTCGTTATGAATCTTCCTTCCGCCGGAGTGAAGATGAGATCGGAAAGATACTCGTCCCTGCCCGCGACGGAACGATGGTTCCTATCAAAGAACTTGCCGATATCCACACGATAACCGGTCCGCTGATCATTTATCGGGATAACCATGCCCGTTTCTGTGCCGTGAAATTCTCCGTGCGCGGACGTGATATGGGGACAGCCGTAGCCGAAGCCCAGCAGAAGGTGAACAAACAAGTGAAACTGTCCGACGGCTACACATTGAAATGGACGGGAGACTTTGAAAACCAGCAACGTGCTACTAAACGACTGGCGCAGGTGGTTCCTGTCAGCATTGCTATTATCTTCGTGATCCTGTTCGTGTTGTTCGGTAATGCCCGTGATGCCGGATTGGTATTATTGAATGTGCCTTATGCAGCGGTAGGAGGGATCATTGCCCTGTTGATTACCCGTTTTAACTTCTCTATCTCGGCAGGGATCGGTTTTATCGCCTTGTTCGGTATCTGTATCCAGAACGGGGTTATCATGATTTCTGATATTAAAGGGAACCTGAAAGCACGAACGCCCTTGCCGGATGCTGTCAAATTGAGTGTGAAAGACCGTGTCCGTTCTGTACTGATGACGGCTTCAATGGCGGCAATCGGTTTGATGCCGGCGGCACTTAGTCATGGGATAGGTTCCGAAAGTCAACGCCCGTTAGCTATTGTTATCATTGGTGGGTTGATAGGGGCAACCTTCTTCACCCTCTTTGTCTTCCCGCTTATGGTCGAAGCCTTTTATAGCCGGATGTTATATGATAAAGAGGGAAAGTTAATACAACGGAGGTTGTAA
- a CDS encoding response regulator transcription factor has product MAKILLVEDEVNIASFIERGLQEFGHEVSVAYDGVAGWELLQKENFQLLILDIIMPKMNGLQLCRQYRQLYGYQSPVVMLTALGTTDDIVSGLDAGADDYLVKPFSFQELEARIKALLRRSGVETTTTSLQCGDLSLDPTGHRATRGEKIIDLTVKEYRLLEYFILNQGTALNRLTLLKHVWDKDFDTNTNVVDVYVNYLRTKIDKDFDHKLIRTVVGVGYMMEA; this is encoded by the coding sequence ATGGCAAAAATATTATTAGTAGAAGATGAAGTGAATATCGCCTCTTTCATTGAAAGAGGACTACAGGAATTCGGTCACGAAGTAAGTGTCGCTTACGACGGTGTAGCCGGCTGGGAGTTATTGCAGAAGGAAAACTTCCAGCTTCTGATCCTGGATATCATCATGCCTAAAATGAACGGTTTACAGCTATGCCGTCAATACCGGCAACTATATGGCTATCAATCGCCAGTCGTTATGCTGACCGCTTTAGGAACTACCGACGATATCGTCAGCGGCCTCGATGCAGGGGCCGACGACTATCTTGTCAAGCCTTTCAGTTTTCAGGAACTAGAGGCGCGCATAAAGGCTCTTTTACGTCGATCGGGAGTTGAAACAACCACCACTTCTTTGCAGTGTGGCGACTTGAGTCTCGATCCGACCGGCCATCGAGCGACACGGGGAGAGAAGATCATCGACCTGACCGTAAAGGAATACCGTCTATTGGAATATTTTATCCTGAACCAGGGAACGGCCCTCAATCGTCTGACGCTGTTGAAGCATGTATGGGATAAAGATTTCGATACCAATACGAATGTAGTGGATGTCTATGTTAATTATCTCAGGACTAAGATAGATAAGGATTTCGACCATAAACTGATCCGTACCGTTGTGGGTGTCGGCTATATGATGGAAGCATGA